From Ignatzschineria sp. RMDPL8A, a single genomic window includes:
- a CDS encoding YebC/PmpR family DNA-binding transcriptional regulator has translation MAGHSKWANIQHRKGAQDKKRGKIFTRLIREITVAVREGKNGDPDTNPRLRLAMDRALAANMPKDNIERAINRGLGLGDGEPDEEIRYEGYGAGGVAVMVDCLSNNRNRTVGEVRHAFTKHGGNLGTSGSVAFQFTQRGVLSYPSGTDEDGLTEAAIMAGAEDVIVDNDGSMEVLTTPQAYVEVHEAMVKAGFEPEESEVTMYADNTVSLNADDAQKMMALVDALENLDDVQQVYSNADISEEILAELI, from the coding sequence ATGGCAGGTCATAGTAAATGGGCTAACATTCAACATCGTAAAGGGGCGCAGGATAAAAAACGCGGAAAAATCTTCACTCGCCTCATTCGTGAAATTACCGTTGCAGTGCGCGAAGGCAAAAATGGTGACCCCGATACTAATCCTAGGTTGCGCTTAGCGATGGACCGTGCCTTAGCGGCGAACATGCCGAAGGATAATATCGAGCGTGCAATCAATCGTGGTTTAGGTTTAGGCGATGGGGAGCCCGATGAAGAGATTCGTTACGAAGGTTATGGTGCAGGCGGTGTTGCTGTGATGGTCGACTGTCTCTCCAATAACCGAAATCGTACCGTTGGTGAAGTGCGTCACGCATTTACCAAACATGGCGGAAACTTAGGCACAAGCGGTTCCGTTGCGTTCCAATTCACCCAGCGCGGCGTTTTATCCTATCCGTCAGGGACCGATGAAGATGGCCTCACGGAAGCGGCGATTATGGCCGGTGCCGAGGATGTGATCGTCGATAATGATGGTTCGATGGAAGTATTAACCACGCCTCAAGCTTATGTTGAAGTGCACGAAGCGATGGTGAAAGCGGGCTTTGAGCCGGAAGAATCAGAAGTGACGATGTATGCTGATAACACGGTATCGCTCAATGCCGACGATGCGCAAAAAATGATGGCGCTCGTGGACGCACTTGAGAATTTAGACGACGTGCAACAGGTCTACTCAAACGCGGATATCTCAGAAGAGATCTTAGCGGAACTCATTTAA
- a CDS encoding low molecular weight phosphotyrosine protein phosphatase — MTKATQSIGVLFICLGNICRSPAAEGIFQALVEKRGFSDIFTVDSAGTSGYHDGDLPDARMRAAGKTRNYAFDSISRKLMVKDFDQFDYLIVMDQDNHRNTLTLTRGPADQQKVFPMIDFIYTIDEIDEIPDPYFGGAEGFEHVLNLLEEGCENLLDILVARHGLVTL; from the coding sequence ATGACAAAAGCGACTCAATCGATTGGCGTTCTATTTATCTGCCTTGGTAATATTTGCAGGTCTCCGGCGGCGGAAGGCATTTTTCAGGCATTGGTGGAGAAGCGCGGTTTTAGCGATATTTTTACGGTGGATTCTGCAGGAACCTCCGGATATCACGATGGGGATCTGCCTGATGCACGTATGCGAGCTGCGGGAAAGACGCGGAATTATGCATTTGACTCCATCTCACGAAAATTGATGGTGAAGGATTTTGATCAGTTTGATTATTTGATCGTGATGGATCAGGATAATCACCGCAACACCTTAACTTTAACGCGCGGGCCGGCGGATCAGCAAAAGGTCTTTCCTATGATCGATTTTATCTATACGATCGATGAGATTGATGAAATTCCGGACCCCTATTTTGGCGGGGCGGAAGGGTTTGAGCATGTGCTCAACCTGCTTGAAGAGGGTTGTGAAAACTTGCTCGATATTTTAGTGGCGCGTCATGGACTGGTCACGTTATAA
- a CDS encoding RNA methyltransferase: MNEILTSSQNDRVKAWRKLSQKKHRDAEKAYWIEGAHLLEEALQSGADIKEIIVVEGSDLQLAWTKFPVTVVSDSVFKSISQTPSPQGIAAVVGFGELDYAPQQGHLLLLDAVQDPGNLGTMIRTADAAGFSAVVLGKGCADLYNDKTIRATQGSLYHLPIYKADLAALLPELKAEGYHTWVTDLTESTYFHECEVPQKVALIMGNEGQGVSEALINAADQAVKIPILGQAESLNVGIAAAVLLYHIALAHESAK, encoded by the coding sequence GTGAACGAGATTCTCACATCGAGCCAAAATGATCGCGTTAAAGCGTGGCGTAAACTCTCCCAAAAAAAGCATCGGGATGCTGAGAAAGCCTACTGGATTGAGGGCGCACATCTTTTAGAAGAGGCGCTTCAATCGGGCGCGGATATTAAAGAGATTATCGTGGTAGAAGGGAGCGATCTACAGCTTGCGTGGACGAAATTTCCCGTTACGGTGGTGAGCGATAGTGTGTTTAAATCGATCTCGCAAACGCCCTCGCCTCAAGGGATTGCCGCGGTGGTGGGCTTTGGTGAGCTCGATTATGCGCCGCAACAAGGCCATCTTTTACTACTCGATGCGGTGCAAGACCCGGGGAATTTAGGCACGATGATTCGTACGGCCGATGCTGCCGGATTTTCTGCGGTAGTCCTTGGCAAAGGCTGCGCCGATCTTTATAACGATAAAACCATTCGCGCAACGCAAGGTTCGCTCTATCATCTTCCCATCTATAAGGCGGATTTGGCGGCGTTACTTCCGGAGCTTAAAGCAGAAGGCTATCATACTTGGGTCACCGATCTAACGGAGTCTACCTATTTCCACGAGTGCGAGGTGCCTCAAAAAGTGGCGCTCATTATGGGCAATGAAGGGCAAGGGGTGTCAGAAGCGCTTATTAACGCGGCGGATCAAGCGGTAAAAATCCCGATTTTAGGGCAAGCTGAATCACTTAATGTCGGTATCGCGGCGGCAGTTTTGCTTTATCACATTGCGCTCGCGCACGAATCCGCTAAATAA
- a CDS encoding class I SAM-dependent methyltransferase produces the protein MSKAMWDEIFSSETYQYGEAPNQFIYEMVTKKELGGVVACFAEGEGRNANFFASRGADVTAFDQSLVGLEKAHKLAEKNGHSITIHQCDLVNDVIPYQAFDTAINVFGHVHESEQEAFFNNMISAVKPGGHFLFEVYSEKQIDYKTGGPRNKAILYDPALLFKVIGHHDILHFYCGEAERVEGEKHTGLCHVVQGVIRICE, from the coding sequence ATGTCAAAAGCGATGTGGGATGAGATTTTTTCAAGTGAAACCTATCAATATGGCGAAGCGCCGAATCAATTTATCTATGAGATGGTAACGAAAAAAGAGTTAGGCGGCGTTGTGGCTTGTTTTGCCGAAGGTGAAGGGCGAAACGCGAACTTTTTTGCCTCGCGGGGTGCGGATGTTACTGCCTTTGATCAATCGCTTGTTGGTCTAGAAAAAGCCCATAAATTAGCTGAGAAAAACGGTCATTCAATCACGATTCATCAATGCGATCTGGTGAACGATGTGATTCCTTATCAAGCCTTTGATACGGCAATTAATGTCTTTGGACATGTGCATGAATCGGAGCAGGAAGCCTTTTTCAACAATATGATTAGTGCCGTAAAACCGGGTGGGCATTTTCTCTTTGAAGTCTATTCTGAAAAGCAGATCGATTATAAAACCGGCGGGCCACGCAACAAGGCGATTTTATACGATCCCGCGCTCTTATTTAAGGTGATCGGTCATCACGATATTTTGCATTTTTACTGCGGCGAAGCGGAGCGGGTGGAAGGCGAAAAACATACTGGGCTTTGCCATGTGGTGCAGGGCGTGATCCGCATTTGTGAGTAA
- the aas gene encoding bifunctional acyl-ACP--phospholipid O-acyltransferase/long-chain-fatty-acid--ACP ligase: MKSMLRAIFRFFFKVELNLSEKASNTEGIIVCNHQSFLDGLLLGLFLPQAPLFVIDKAIAKRWYFRIPLKFIDHVTIDSQHPMSIKYLVEKAKEGRSIVVFPEGRITLTGSFMKFYEGSAFVAYRANVPLIPVYLEGAEFTFFGRLKGLVKRRIFTPIKITMADPLTITVPENLMGRERRQYLSDYTHKLFMDFRIACYEPDTLFNSLLKARNEFGGDRICADDISRKPKTYNRFITESIAIGQLLSHHTSPKERVGVLLPNATITAETIMGLSAFQRTPAMLNYTAGVKGMGAAISAAEIKTIITSRRFVSKANLGSIVEAFSDLNWVYAEDLKSTITLNDRLEIVKKRLFPSKYLPQLSPESEAVILFTSGSEGLPKGVVHTHRSLLTNVEQIRTVADFTAKDKFMITLPLFHAFGLTVGTILPFMAGSQVYYYPSPLHYRVIPEVIYEIQATVLFGTSTFLLNYAKRGNPYDFASLRYVVAGAERLSEETRKIWNDKIGQRILEGYGVTECAPVIAINVPMNYKQGTVGKMLPGIDAKLLKIDGIKEGGELVVRAGNVMAGYLFADNPGVVVKPELNGETGWHKTGDIVTMDERGFVSIQGRAKRFAKIAGEMVSLEVVETLLQEAYPEMAHAAVVRHDSKRGEAIVVFTTQKSPKRQMLLEIAQKLGINELAIPRDFRELMEIPLLGSGKINYPALNAML, translated from the coding sequence ATGAAATCAATGTTACGAGCGATCTTTCGCTTTTTCTTTAAGGTCGAGCTAAATCTCTCTGAGAAAGCGTCGAACACCGAAGGGATTATCGTATGTAATCACCAATCGTTTTTGGACGGGCTACTGCTTGGGCTGTTTTTACCGCAAGCGCCGCTCTTTGTCATTGATAAGGCCATTGCAAAACGGTGGTATTTCCGCATTCCGCTTAAATTTATTGATCATGTCACCATCGACAGTCAACATCCGATGTCGATCAAATATCTCGTTGAAAAGGCGAAAGAAGGCCGCAGCATTGTGGTCTTTCCTGAAGGGCGCATCACCCTTACCGGAAGCTTTATGAAGTTTTATGAGGGCTCTGCATTTGTGGCTTATCGCGCCAATGTCCCGCTCATTCCGGTCTATCTTGAAGGGGCTGAATTTACCTTTTTCGGACGTCTTAAAGGATTGGTTAAACGCCGTATCTTCACCCCGATTAAAATCACCATGGCTGACCCTTTAACCATCACCGTGCCAGAGAATTTAATGGGTCGTGAACGCCGTCAATATCTCTCCGATTATACCCATAAACTCTTTATGGATTTCCGCATTGCCTGCTATGAGCCCGATACGCTATTTAATTCTCTCTTAAAAGCGCGCAATGAATTTGGCGGAGACCGAATTTGCGCTGACGATATCTCTCGTAAACCGAAAACCTATAACCGATTTATCACCGAATCGATCGCGATTGGCCAGCTTCTCTCTCATCATACATCGCCTAAAGAGCGCGTTGGAGTGCTTTTACCAAACGCCACCATTACTGCTGAAACGATTATGGGCCTCTCTGCATTTCAGCGTACGCCAGCAATGCTCAACTATACAGCGGGCGTTAAAGGGATGGGCGCTGCGATCTCGGCGGCAGAAATTAAAACCATCATCACCTCGCGCCGATTTGTGAGTAAAGCGAATTTAGGATCGATCGTCGAGGCCTTTAGCGACCTCAATTGGGTCTATGCGGAGGATCTCAAATCCACCATTACCTTAAACGATCGCCTTGAGATTGTGAAAAAACGCCTCTTTCCAAGCAAATATCTCCCGCAACTCTCGCCTGAGTCTGAAGCGGTAATTCTCTTTACCTCAGGCTCAGAAGGATTGCCGAAAGGGGTTGTGCATACGCATCGCTCGCTCTTAACAAATGTGGAGCAGATTCGTACCGTTGCGGACTTTACCGCCAAAGACAAATTTATGATTACGTTGCCGCTCTTTCACGCATTTGGGCTGACAGTGGGAACGATTCTCCCCTTTATGGCCGGCTCGCAGGTCTATTATTATCCATCTCCACTCCATTATCGCGTGATTCCGGAGGTGATTTATGAGATTCAAGCAACGGTACTCTTTGGCACGTCAACCTTCCTATTAAATTACGCTAAACGCGGTAATCCTTATGATTTCGCCTCACTTCGCTATGTGGTCGCGGGGGCGGAACGCCTCTCAGAAGAGACGCGCAAAATTTGGAACGATAAGATCGGCCAACGTATTTTAGAGGGCTATGGCGTAACCGAATGTGCACCGGTGATCGCCATCAACGTACCGATGAATTATAAACAAGGCACCGTTGGCAAAATGCTTCCCGGAATCGATGCGAAACTTCTTAAAATCGATGGCATCAAAGAAGGCGGCGAGCTTGTGGTCCGCGCCGGCAACGTCATGGCGGGCTATCTCTTTGCCGATAACCCCGGCGTAGTGGTAAAACCTGAGTTAAATGGTGAAACGGGCTGGCATAAAACCGGTGATATCGTCACCATGGATGAGCGCGGATTTGTCTCTATCCAAGGGCGTGCGAAACGCTTTGCGAAAATTGCCGGGGAAATGGTCTCCCTTGAAGTGGTGGAAACGCTCCTACAAGAGGCTTATCCTGAAATGGCCCATGCGGCGGTGGTGCGTCACGATTCAAAACGCGGTGAAGCAATTGTAGTCTTTACCACACAAAAATCGCCGAAACGCCAGATGTTACTTGAGATTGCGCAGAAACTTGGGATCAATGAATTGGCGATTCCCCGTGATTTCCGTGAGTTGATGGAGATTCCGCTTCTTGGCTCAGGAAAGATCAATTATCCCGCGTTAAACGCAATGCTCTAA
- the lplT gene encoding lysophospholipid transporter LplT yields MQTLTDIAQFPEAKKDRRSARLLNKPLLMVIGAQFFSALADNAIFFALLEFLPTKGYSNYSTYLLQGSFVFFYILLAPLVGYFADSRSKGAVLFRGNALKIAGVLLLFLNINPFLCYALVGMGAAIYSPAKFGILSELVKSELLVKANALIEGSTILAILLGAYLGGTITTSLGINVAIIATALFYGAALISNLFIPKLPPMITEKRAIGSLLPEFIHTLKALFASPYARFAILGTSLFWGAATTLRLLLNDWVRDHLGKGIDTVALFNIIVSVGIVIGAFLASFLITIKTLRRALWAGVAMGIITAIFSFQSHLFTIYLLLVLVGVFGGLYVIPLNALLQKSGQDLNGVGQAVAVQNFAENSVTLCMMGIFAFFSYLDLSATLLMIGFGGLFCLSMAALSWEARRQKLF; encoded by the coding sequence ATGCAAACTTTAACGGATATCGCTCAATTCCCGGAAGCAAAGAAAGACAGGCGCTCAGCGCGCCTTCTGAATAAGCCACTTTTAATGGTGATTGGGGCACAGTTTTTCTCAGCCCTTGCGGATAATGCGATCTTTTTCGCCCTTCTTGAGTTTTTGCCCACCAAAGGCTATTCAAATTACAGTACCTATCTCCTGCAGGGATCGTTTGTTTTTTTCTATATTCTCCTCGCCCCGCTCGTCGGTTATTTTGCCGATTCTCGCTCAAAAGGCGCTGTCCTTTTTAGGGGAAATGCGCTTAAAATCGCAGGGGTATTACTGCTCTTTTTAAACATTAATCCATTTCTCTGTTACGCCCTTGTGGGCATGGGCGCGGCGATCTATTCACCGGCAAAATTTGGAATTTTAAGTGAACTGGTAAAGAGCGAGCTATTAGTGAAAGCGAATGCCTTAATTGAAGGTTCTACCATTTTGGCAATCCTCTTAGGCGCCTATCTTGGTGGCACAATCACCACATCACTTGGCATCAACGTTGCCATTATTGCTACCGCTCTTTTTTATGGCGCAGCGCTGATTAGCAACCTCTTTATTCCAAAACTTCCGCCGATGATTACCGAAAAACGCGCCATCGGCTCACTGCTTCCAGAATTTATCCATACGCTCAAAGCGCTCTTTGCTTCGCCCTATGCCCGCTTTGCAATTTTAGGCACAAGCCTCTTTTGGGGGGCTGCGACAACGCTTCGATTATTGTTAAACGATTGGGTGCGCGATCATTTAGGAAAAGGGATCGATACTGTGGCGCTATTTAATATTATTGTCAGTGTCGGGATTGTGATCGGTGCGTTTCTTGCCTCCTTTTTAATCACCATTAAAACCCTACGCCGAGCACTTTGGGCGGGCGTTGCCATGGGAATCATTACCGCGATCTTCTCCTTTCAATCCCACCTTTTTACGATCTATTTACTACTGGTACTTGTCGGCGTCTTTGGTGGGCTCTACGTGATTCCCCTTAATGCCCTTCTGCAAAAAAGTGGCCAAGATTTAAATGGCGTTGGGCAAGCCGTGGCGGTGCAAAATTTTGCTGAAAATAGCGTAACGCTCTGCATGATGGGGATCTTTGCCTTTTTTAGCTATCTTGATCTCTCGGCGACACTTTTGATGATCGGATTTGGTGGATTATTTTGTCTTTCGATGGCCGCACTCTCCTGGGAAGCACGGCGCCAAAAACTTTTCTAA
- a CDS encoding DUF465 domain-containing protein, producing MFPEYRDLIAKLLKTDNYFATLFNRHSRLNTEITKITNSTISTFNTHELSALKREKLELKDQIYALLRKADPTLAQA from the coding sequence ATGTTTCCTGAATACCGCGATTTAATTGCAAAATTACTCAAAACGGACAACTACTTTGCAACTCTCTTTAACCGTCATAGCCGTCTTAATACGGAAATCACGAAAATTACCAATAGCACCATTTCCACCTTTAACACCCATGAACTATCAGCACTTAAACGCGAAAAGCTTGAATTAAAAGATCAGATCTATGCACTGCTTCGTAAGGCGGATCCCACGCTAGCACAGGCATAA
- the nhaA gene encoding Na+/H+ antiporter NhaA: protein MDTKVKTMIHKESLLYRVLNHELSGGIFLILCTIFSLAITNSPAGEGYLKIWDTPMFGENLAHWVNDGLMAIFFLYVGLELKQEIYYGELRNIKTAALPIFAAMGGMLIPAGFYIMLNFGNAETIGGAGIPMATDIAFALAVITLVGKNVPFALRLFLTALAVIDDLGAIIVIAIFYTSQLHLEYLAVALLILAGLFIMNTRGVKSLLPYVIGGIAAWYCMLNSGIHATIAGVLLAFTIPSNRIKSESLSYMIEVVLAKPVAFIILPLFALASTAVTIDASSTGALAKNYGLGILLGLVVGKPIGITLFSFIACKLKVCSLPSSINWKMVFGAGMLGGIGFTMSIFITMLAFDGFDEIINNAKFSILVSSMVAAVAGFIYLKIVCHKPLEASESAEEANA, encoded by the coding sequence ATGGATACGAAAGTGAAGACCATGATTCACAAGGAGAGTTTGCTTTACCGAGTTTTAAATCACGAACTAAGTGGTGGAATTTTCTTAATTCTGTGTACGATATTTTCACTTGCGATCACCAATAGCCCGGCCGGTGAAGGGTATCTTAAAATTTGGGATACGCCGATGTTTGGCGAGAACCTCGCACACTGGGTTAATGACGGCTTAATGGCGATCTTCTTCCTCTATGTTGGATTAGAGTTAAAACAAGAGATCTATTACGGCGAATTGCGTAATATCAAGACCGCAGCCCTCCCCATTTTTGCAGCAATGGGCGGAATGCTGATCCCAGCTGGATTTTATATCATGCTCAACTTTGGCAATGCAGAGACCATAGGCGGCGCGGGAATCCCGATGGCGACCGATATCGCATTTGCCCTTGCGGTGATCACTTTAGTGGGTAAAAATGTACCCTTTGCGCTTCGCCTTTTCTTAACCGCGCTTGCCGTGATTGACGACTTAGGCGCGATCATTGTCATTGCGATCTTCTACACGAGCCAACTGCATTTAGAATATCTCGCAGTTGCACTCTTGATTTTAGCAGGGCTTTTCATCATGAATACCCGTGGCGTAAAATCACTCCTTCCTTACGTAATTGGCGGGATTGCGGCGTGGTATTGCATGCTTAACTCAGGAATTCACGCAACGATCGCTGGGGTACTCCTCGCGTTCACCATTCCTTCAAACCGCATTAAATCAGAATCGCTCTCTTATATGATCGAAGTGGTTCTCGCAAAACCGGTGGCTTTTATTATTCTTCCTCTCTTTGCGCTCGCAAGTACTGCAGTGACCATTGATGCAAGCAGTACCGGCGCTCTTGCGAAGAACTACGGTCTTGGTATTTTACTCGGTCTTGTGGTGGGTAAACCAATCGGTATTACCCTCTTCTCGTTCATTGCGTGCAAACTTAAAGTCTGTTCACTTCCAAGTTCTATCAACTGGAAAATGGTCTTTGGCGCAGGGATGCTCGGCGGGATTGGATTTACCATGTCGATCTTCATCACCATGCTTGCGTTTGACGGTTTTGATGAGATTATTAACAACGCAAAATTCAGTATCCTTGTGAGCTCGATGGTGGCCGCGGTTGCAGGCTTTATCTATCTTAAGATTGTATGCCACAAGCCTCTTGAAGCCTCTGAAAGTGCTGAAGAAGCGAATGCATAA
- a CDS encoding SLC13 family permease, with translation MNGELITVLALLFAAIVAFLMNKPRMDVVAIIAIIVLPITGVITLDDALNGFSDSSVILVAAFFVIGEGLVRTGVAYQVGDWLVKQAKNNETRLIVFLMLSVAILGSVMSSTGIVAIFIPIVLSIAAKMKADPRRLMMPLSFAGLISGMTTLVATPPNLVVSSQLEQSGLEPFNFFSFTPVGLIILVIGIIYMLFARRILAKKAEKPIDKAKQGRRHLYDFIRDYKLTGRSRRVRVKIGSMMIGSTLGELHLRENHSANIIAIERKQGRFGHNVLDAVPDREIRRDDILLIDFFYPELFEDFCTEWNLEMLPFAGDYFTDQSREIGMAEVIVHPDSAIIGKSLLESEFRSHYRLNVVGVRRDDEALEHELSNEKLKSGDILLVIGTWKAIKQLQTHLQDFVVLSIPAEIEEVAPSSSQAPYALISLLITVALMITGIFPNVLVALFGCLLMGAFSCINMENAYRSIHWQSIILIVGMFPFAVALQKTGGVDLAVEFLLSMVGDFGPRFLLFALFLLTAVIGLFISNTATAILLAPIAIQVANAMEVSPYPFAMTVAVAASAAFMTPVSSPVNTLVVGPGRYSFGDFLRLGVPFTLIVMMVSIFVLPVLFPFHP, from the coding sequence ATGAATGGTGAGTTAATCACGGTTTTAGCGTTGCTCTTTGCGGCCATTGTTGCCTTTTTAATGAACAAACCGCGCATGGATGTGGTGGCGATTATTGCCATTATCGTGCTGCCGATTACGGGCGTGATTACCCTTGATGATGCGCTTAATGGGTTTAGCGACAGCAGCGTTATTTTAGTGGCGGCGTTTTTCGTGATTGGGGAAGGGCTTGTGCGCACGGGCGTTGCCTATCAAGTGGGCGATTGGCTCGTCAAACAGGCGAAAAATAATGAGACGCGGCTGATTGTCTTTTTAATGCTTTCGGTCGCGATCTTGGGCTCGGTGATGAGCTCAACAGGGATTGTGGCGATCTTTATTCCCATTGTGTTAAGCATTGCTGCAAAGATGAAAGCCGATCCACGTCGGCTTATGATGCCGCTCAGTTTTGCAGGATTAATTAGTGGCATGACGACGCTCGTGGCAACGCCGCCGAACTTAGTGGTGAGCTCCCAGCTTGAGCAATCCGGTTTAGAGCCGTTTAACTTCTTCTCGTTTACCCCGGTCGGGCTCATTATTCTTGTGATCGGGATTATCTATATGCTCTTTGCGCGCCGAATTTTAGCGAAAAAAGCGGAAAAACCGATCGATAAAGCGAAACAAGGGCGTCGTCATCTCTATGACTTTATTCGCGACTATAAACTCACCGGGCGAAGCCGTCGTGTGCGCGTTAAGATCGGCTCGATGATGATTGGAAGTACGCTTGGCGAACTGCATTTGCGGGAAAATCATAGTGCCAACATCATTGCCATTGAGCGGAAACAGGGGCGCTTTGGGCATAATGTACTCGATGCGGTGCCAGACCGTGAGATTCGCCGAGATGATATTTTACTCATTGATTTTTTCTATCCGGAGCTCTTTGAGGATTTTTGTACCGAATGGAATCTTGAGATGCTTCCCTTTGCCGGCGACTATTTTACCGATCAATCCCGCGAGATTGGGATGGCAGAGGTGATTGTTCACCCGGATTCAGCCATTATTGGAAAGAGCCTGCTTGAGAGTGAATTCCGTTCCCATTATCGCCTGAACGTAGTGGGAGTTCGCCGCGATGATGAGGCGCTTGAGCATGAGCTCAGTAATGAAAAGCTGAAAAGTGGAGATATTCTACTCGTGATCGGTACTTGGAAAGCGATTAAACAGCTCCAAACCCATCTACAAGACTTCGTTGTATTGAGTATTCCGGCTGAGATTGAAGAGGTCGCCCCTTCCTCAAGTCAAGCGCCGTATGCGCTAATTAGCTTGCTCATTACCGTGGCTCTGATGATTACCGGGATTTTCCCGAATGTCCTCGTTGCGCTCTTTGGCTGCCTCTTAATGGGGGCGTTTAGCTGCATTAATATGGAAAATGCGTATCGCTCGATCCATTGGCAGAGCATTATTTTGATTGTGGGAATGTTCCCCTTTGCGGTGGCGCTGCAAAAAACCGGCGGGGTGGACCTTGCAGTGGAATTTCTCCTTTCGATGGTCGGTGATTTCGGCCCGCGCTTCCTCTTATTTGCACTCTTTTTATTAACGGCGGTGATTGGGCTCTTTATCTCCAATACCGCTACTGCGATTTTACTTGCGCCTATTGCAATTCAGGTAGCGAACGCGATGGAAGTCTCGCCGTACCCCTTTGCAATGACGGTGGCGGTCGCTGCATCGGCCGCCTTTATGACGCCGGTCTCATCGCCGGTTAATACGCTCGTTGTGGGGCCGGGGCGCTATAGCTTTGGTGACTTCTTAAGACTTGGCGTTCCTTTTACCTTAATTGTGATGATGGTGAGCATCTTTGTGCTTCCGGTACTTTTTCCATTTCATCCCTAG
- a CDS encoding pirin family protein, producing the protein MSREVDHIFTAQPTEDGAGVKLRRVFSSTHYPFTNPFIMMDEFGSDDASDYIAGFPAHPHKGFDTITFMLNGKMTHQDSTGGKGTISDMEVQWMQTGRGIIHSEMPAQTEGKMRGMQIWLNVPKTKKVAEPAYHGFKARETVTENGNTLHVIGGDYNGTETELRPPATDPHIYYLIFNDAMGDHFIFEESRTVLIYLLKGQAKIGNMILKEGQVAALDHTSDLVMMNAELGSEAMILSALPIDEPMIQYGPFVMNERHEINDAITAYQNGTFLD; encoded by the coding sequence ATGAGCCGAGAAGTCGACCACATTTTTACCGCGCAGCCCACGGAAGATGGCGCCGGGGTCAAATTACGGCGGGTATTTAGCAGCACACACTATCCATTTACTAATCCATTTATCATGATGGATGAATTTGGATCGGACGACGCAAGCGATTATATTGCAGGATTCCCCGCGCATCCCCATAAAGGCTTTGACACCATCACCTTTATGTTAAACGGCAAAATGACCCACCAAGATAGCACCGGTGGTAAAGGGACAATTTCCGATATGGAAGTGCAGTGGATGCAGACCGGACGCGGCATTATTCACAGCGAAATGCCCGCTCAGACGGAAGGAAAAATGCGCGGCATGCAAATTTGGCTCAATGTGCCGAAAACCAAAAAAGTAGCAGAACCTGCCTATCACGGCTTTAAAGCGCGGGAAACCGTCACTGAAAATGGCAATACGCTTCATGTAATCGGCGGCGATTATAATGGCACAGAAACTGAGCTCCGCCCTCCTGCGACCGATCCTCACATCTACTACCTTATCTTTAATGATGCCATGGGCGATCATTTTATTTTTGAGGAGTCGCGCACCGTTTTAATCTATCTCTTAAAAGGGCAAGCGAAAATCGGCAATATGATTTTAAAAGAGGGACAAGTGGCCGCACTCGACCACACCTCAGATCTGGTGATGATGAACGCCGAACTTGGCAGTGAAGCGATGATTTTAAGTGCCCTTCCCATCGATGAGCCGATGATTCAATACGGCCCCTTTGTGATGAATGAGCGCCACGAAATTAATGATGCGATTACTGCGTATCAAAATGGGACGTTTTTGGACTGA